One window of the Etheostoma spectabile isolate EspeVRDwgs_2016 chromosome 16, UIUC_Espe_1.0, whole genome shotgun sequence genome contains the following:
- the prdm12a gene encoding PR domain zinc finger protein 12, which produces MGSVLPADALALKSGFKCPSRSLSDVITSDILHSFLYGRWRNVLGEHLAEERQSGSSPKTAFTAEVLAQSFAGEVQKLSSLVLPSEVIIAQSSVPGEGLGIFSKTWIKAGTEMGPFTGRVLSPEHVDLLKNNNLMWEVFNEDGTVRYFIDASQEDQRSWMTYIKCARNEQEQNLEVVQIGSSIFYKAVETIPPDQELLVWYGNTHNTFLGIPGVPGIDEEHLKKSRNDDPHSCDGPSSCSPPASTTTTAGRMRCVICHRGFNXXXXLRSHMRIHTLDKPFVCRFCNRRFSQSSTLRNHVRLHTGERPYKCHVCQSAYSQLAGLRAHQKSARHKPVAHAADASSKVSPPPPQMTAMPHQHQRPLVHHIPTMVL; this is translated from the exons ATGGGCTCCGTGCTACCCGCCGACGCTTTGGCTCTCAAGTCTGGATTTAAGTGTCCGAGCCGCTCGCTGTCAGACGTGATCACCTCGGACATCCTGCACAGCTTCCTGTACGGCAGGTGGAGGAACGTGCTGGGCGAACACCTGGCGGAGGAGCGCCAGAGCGGCAGCAGCCCCAAGACCGCCTTCACCGCCGAGGTGCTGGCTCAGTCCTTCGCCGGAG AGGTGCAGAAGCTGTCCAGCCTGGTGCTGCCCAGCGAAGTGATCATCGCTCAGAGCTCGGTCCCTGGAGAAGGGCTGGGCATCTTCTCAAAGACCTGGATCAAAGCAGGGACCGAGATGGGCCCTTTCACAGGCAGAgtcctgtcccctgaacacgtGGACCTGCTCAAGAACAACAACCTCATGTGGGAG GTGTTCAATGAAGACGGCACGGTGCGCTACTTCATCGATGCCAGCCAGGAGGACCAACGCAGCTGGATGACTTACATAAAGTGCGCCCGGAATGAGCAGGAGCAAAACCTGGAGGTGGTGCAGATCGGCAGCAGCATCTTCTACAAGGCGGTGGAG ACCATCCCACCAGACCAGGAGCTTCTCGTCTGGTATGGAAACACCCACAACACATTCCTGGGAATCCCTGGAGTTCCGGGAATAGATGAAGAACAcctgaagaaaagcaggaatG ATGACCCCCACTCCTGTGACGGCCCTTCCTCTTGCTCCCCACCcgcctccaccaccaccacagccgGTCGGATGCGCTGCGTCATCTGCCACCGCGGCTTCAACTNNNNNNNNNNCCTGCGCTCCCACATGCGCATCCACACTCTGGACAAGCCCTTCGTCTGCCGCTTCTGCAACCGCCGTTTCAGCCAGTCGTCCACGCTCCGGAACCACGTGCGCCTGCACACCGGCGAGCGGCCCTACAAGTGTCACGTCTGCCAGAGCGCCTACTCCCAGCTGGCGGGCCTGAGGGCGCACCAGAAGAGCGCGCGGCACAAACCGGTGGCGCACGCTGCCGACGCGTCCTCCAAAGTGtcccctcctcccccacagaTGACGGCCATGCCCCACCAGCACCAGAGGCCCCTGGTGCACCACATCCCCACCATGGTGCTATGA